A stretch of Clostridium formicaceticum DNA encodes these proteins:
- a CDS encoding ASKHA domain-containing protein gives MKKYKVVFRPEGQVIDVFEGSTVMKAIKEAGVDFDFLCGGGKCGKCRVRIVEGSIKTHVEEKAFLGEKETSEGIHLACFTEIYSDIVVELLQAKAAQHQILLEAGERPMEIIPHICKKYIEVRKPSLDNHLSDWKRFRSSLFQGESQYTTMLETEIAVLHQLSKALRANQYHLTAVTYGHEVLGIEEQDTTQKLMGMAFDIGTTSIVGYLMDLHSGRELGVVSTVNPQTKFGADVITRMNYANQEEKGLERLHDAVTQAISKLIGEAVEKAGLSSDDIYVVTVAGNTCMHHLFLGLDPQYLSRSPYTATTSEPLILNAVKFPITMNPAGKILVLPNIAGFVGADTVAVLLATQMDQSEEIKLMIDIGTNGEIALGSKHKLFACSSAAGPAFEGAQISSGMRGATGAIDHVVFEEKLAYSVIGGGKPQGICGSGLLDVVAGLIEHGIVDKRGRFLPIEKITSAKAEGFKENIVQYEGMAAFLLADENTTLHGRPILVTQKDIRELQLAKGAMAAGIKVLVDKHGIAVEDIKEVLLAGAFGNYLNPHSACVIGLIPKALEGKIKMVGNAAGTGARLALLSSGEYKRGAAIAEFTQYVELASYPNFSSIFAESMYF, from the coding sequence TTGAAGAAATATAAGGTGGTTTTTCGCCCTGAGGGCCAAGTGATAGATGTTTTTGAAGGAAGTACTGTAATGAAGGCTATAAAAGAAGCAGGGGTTGACTTTGACTTTCTCTGTGGTGGTGGAAAGTGTGGAAAGTGTCGCGTTCGAATTGTGGAAGGAAGCATTAAAACCCATGTGGAAGAAAAAGCTTTTCTTGGGGAAAAAGAAACCAGTGAGGGTATTCACCTTGCCTGTTTCACGGAAATTTATAGCGACATTGTAGTAGAGCTTCTCCAGGCAAAGGCTGCGCAACACCAGATTCTGTTGGAAGCAGGGGAAAGGCCTATGGAGATTATACCTCATATTTGCAAAAAATATATTGAAGTGAGAAAGCCATCTCTTGATAACCATCTGTCGGATTGGAAGCGTTTTAGATCTAGTCTTTTTCAAGGGGAAAGTCAATATACCACTATGCTGGAGACAGAAATTGCTGTTTTACACCAACTATCAAAAGCTTTACGGGCCAATCAATATCATTTGACTGCGGTTACATATGGCCATGAGGTTTTGGGAATTGAAGAGCAGGATACTACGCAAAAGCTGATGGGTATGGCTTTTGATATTGGTACCACCAGTATTGTGGGATATTTGATGGATCTTCATTCTGGAAGAGAATTAGGTGTTGTCTCTACTGTAAATCCTCAGACGAAGTTTGGCGCAGATGTTATCACCCGCATGAATTATGCCAATCAAGAAGAAAAAGGGCTGGAAAGGTTGCATGATGCAGTAACTCAGGCTATAAGTAAATTGATTGGGGAGGCTGTCGAAAAAGCAGGCTTAAGCAGTGATGATATTTACGTGGTAACTGTTGCAGGAAACACTTGTATGCATCATCTTTTTTTAGGCTTAGACCCCCAATACCTCTCTCGATCACCCTACACAGCTACTACCAGTGAGCCTTTAATATTAAATGCAGTGAAATTTCCTATTACCATGAATCCTGCAGGAAAGATCTTGGTTTTACCTAATATTGCAGGTTTTGTAGGTGCGGATACAGTGGCGGTACTCTTAGCCACGCAAATGGATCAAAGTGAAGAAATTAAACTGATGATTGATATAGGAACCAATGGAGAAATTGCTCTAGGTTCTAAACACAAGTTGTTTGCTTGTTCCTCTGCTGCAGGTCCAGCCTTTGAAGGTGCACAAATAAGTAGTGGCATGAGAGGGGCAACAGGAGCGATTGATCATGTTGTGTTTGAAGAAAAACTTGCCTATTCTGTCATAGGTGGAGGGAAGCCACAGGGAATTTGCGGTTCGGGACTTTTAGATGTGGTAGCAGGACTCATAGAGCATGGCATCGTGGATAAAAGAGGAAGATTTTTGCCTATTGAGAAGATAACCAGTGCTAAGGCAGAAGGGTTTAAAGAAAATATTGTTCAGTATGAAGGCATGGCAGCTTTTTTGCTAGCAGATGAAAATACTACTTTACATGGAAGGCCTATCTTAGTGACCCAAAAAGATATTCGAGAGCTCCAGTTGGCAAAGGGAGCAATGGCAGCGGGTATTAAGGTGTTGGTAGATAAGCATGGTATTGCAGTAGAGGATATTAAAGAAGTACTGCTGGCAGGCGCCTTCGGAAATTATTTGAATCCCCACAGTGCTTGTGTGATTGGTCTCATTCCTAAGGCATTAGAAGGAAAAATAAAAATGGTAGGGAATGCTGCTGGCACTGGTGCAAGGCTAGCTCTACTTTCTTCTGGCGAATACAAACGCGGAGCTGCTATTGCTGAATTTACCCAATATGTTGAACTAGCTTCTTATCCAAATTTTTCTTCCATTTTTGCTGAATCCATGTATTTTTAA
- a CDS encoding MFS transporter: MRNAVLKIAVLSISLLSLTITSASVALGDISLAFPDAGPNTIKLIVSLPALLIIPFTLLCGKLSNAVSKRKLLFTGLSLFLIGGVGPSFSNNLIWILILRAILGIGMGFIMPLATGLIADFFDGEERAAMMGLQSAVVNTGAIITSLVAGFLSAIDWHYVFLVYLIGVLVFVVTFFKLPDPEQPQETNTEKEALNRPVYVIAFVIFVHSLLLFSFFTNTAMVITEEGLGNAASAGIAITLMTVGGLIAGIFFGKILQCLKKFVIPLSAVLTGIGFFMLSYPQGLNLMLIASIIIGIGFGTTMPAVMIKTSMVAPKSATTLAIAVVTSAMSLGQFISPFVLSFVEMLFAANTGRFSFVFAGFGILAGGLVLCLLVLRPEKAFGSESN, translated from the coding sequence ATGAGGAATGCAGTACTGAAAATAGCAGTATTATCGATATCTTTGTTATCGCTGACGATAACATCAGCCTCAGTAGCGCTTGGGGATATAAGCTTGGCATTTCCAGATGCAGGTCCTAATACGATTAAGTTAATTGTTTCTTTACCAGCACTATTGATTATTCCTTTCACTTTGCTATGTGGTAAGTTGTCCAACGCTGTAAGTAAGAGAAAACTTTTGTTTACTGGACTTTCATTGTTTTTAATCGGCGGAGTGGGGCCTAGTTTTTCAAATAACCTAATCTGGATATTGATATTAAGGGCTATTTTAGGTATCGGCATGGGCTTTATTATGCCCTTAGCTACAGGATTAATTGCGGACTTTTTTGATGGAGAAGAAAGAGCAGCTATGATGGGGCTACAGAGTGCTGTTGTAAATACTGGGGCAATTATAACCAGTCTTGTGGCTGGATTTTTAAGTGCCATCGATTGGCACTATGTTTTTCTAGTATACTTAATAGGTGTGCTTGTATTTGTAGTAACTTTTTTCAAATTGCCGGACCCAGAACAACCGCAAGAAACAAATACTGAAAAAGAAGCATTAAACAGACCTGTCTATGTCATCGCTTTTGTTATATTTGTACATTCCTTATTACTTTTTTCCTTTTTTACGAATACGGCTATGGTGATTACAGAAGAGGGTTTGGGAAATGCCGCTTCGGCTGGTATAGCAATTACGTTGATGACAGTGGGAGGGTTGATTGCTGGCATATTTTTTGGGAAAATCCTTCAATGTCTGAAGAAATTTGTTATTCCGCTTAGTGCTGTATTAACAGGAATTGGTTTTTTTATGCTAAGTTATCCTCAAGGACTTAATTTGATGTTGATAGCATCTATTATCATTGGTATAGGTTTTGGAACCACCATGCCTGCGGTAATGATTAAGACCTCGATGGTTGCACCGAAATCTGCAACGACATTAGCAATTGCTGTTGTGACAAGCGCTATGAGCTTAGGACAGTTTATATCACCCTTTGTTCTATCCTTTGTTGAGATGTTATTTGCTGCTAACACAGGAAGATTTTCATTTGTTTTTGCTGGATTTGGGATTTTGGCAGGTGGTTTAGTGTTATGCCTATTGGTCTTACGACCAGAAAAGGCCTTTGGCAGTGAAAGTAATTAA
- a CDS encoding GntR family transcriptional regulator, whose product MKNPVYAKIVEDIRNKVNSGELKAGDDLPSETALCKEYDTSRMTVRKGLSILSNEGYIYSVPGKGYFVEKPQYNKYTIYYDEMNNLINNVDNTKLLAVDITKPSERLVNSLQIHKNKKVVMIRRLFYTEGEPMAYDIKYLLYQKGIPIVEAEIKHATLPEMISKNISLFAMKKEIMIHAKIPQEKTKKLLNISDDLALLVVEQKLYDNNNKPMGIGITYFRGDYIKLQGVSQ is encoded by the coding sequence AAGTAAATAGCGGAGAATTAAAGGCAGGAGATGATTTACCTTCTGAAACAGCCCTATGCAAAGAATATGATACTAGTAGAATGACGGTACGAAAAGGTCTTTCCATTTTGTCCAACGAAGGATATATTTATTCAGTTCCGGGAAAAGGATACTTTGTTGAAAAACCCCAATATAACAAATATACGATTTACTACGATGAGATGAATAACTTAATTAATAATGTAGACAACACAAAATTATTGGCAGTTGATATCACAAAACCAAGTGAAAGGTTAGTAAATAGTTTGCAAATTCATAAAAACAAAAAAGTTGTTATGATACGTAGATTATTTTATACCGAGGGAGAGCCTATGGCTTATGATATTAAGTACTTGCTTTATCAAAAAGGGATACCGATTGTGGAAGCAGAAATCAAACATGCCACACTCCCAGAAATGATCTCTAAAAACATATCTCTTTTTGCCATGAAAAAAGAAATCATGATTCATGCAAAGATTCCACAGGAAAAAACCAAGAAACTGCTTAATATATCTGATGATCTTGCTTTATTAGTGGTAGAACAGAAGCTATATGATAATAATAATAAGCCCATGGGTATAGGCATTACTTATTTTAGAGGAGATTATATTAAGCTACAGGGTGTAAGTCAATAA
- a CDS encoding DUF1638 domain-containing protein → MSTLIVACQTIADELNVAIKETNCNYPVLWIESGLHMVPDSLKKRLQDELDHISNVDRVLMAFGFCGNSLLGVTAPSYPIIFPRIDDCITLLLGSCKKRKEICDEMGTYFLTKGWLTYEKNIWAEYQDTVKRMGKARADRIFKTMLQHYKRLGVIETGAYDLEEFLNTTKLIADDLNLTHETIPGTLEYMKKLLTGPWDDEFVVINPGETIALSHLKI, encoded by the coding sequence TTGAGTACTTTAATTGTTGCCTGTCAAACGATTGCAGATGAGTTAAATGTGGCTATCAAGGAAACGAATTGCAACTATCCTGTACTATGGATAGAGTCAGGATTACATATGGTTCCTGATTCACTAAAAAAACGATTACAAGATGAGTTAGATCATATCTCTAATGTAGATCGTGTCCTGATGGCCTTTGGGTTTTGTGGTAATTCTCTCCTTGGTGTTACAGCGCCTTCTTATCCCATCATCTTTCCCCGTATAGATGATTGTATAACATTACTTTTAGGCTCCTGTAAAAAGCGCAAAGAAATTTGCGACGAAATGGGAACTTATTTCCTTACAAAGGGATGGCTAACTTATGAGAAAAATATATGGGCAGAATATCAAGACACAGTGAAGCGTATGGGTAAAGCAAGGGCAGATAGAATTTTCAAAACCATGCTTCAACACTACAAACGATTAGGTGTCATAGAAACTGGTGCTTATGACTTAGAGGAATTTTTAAATACAACGAAACTTATAGCAGATGATTTAAACTTAACACACGAAACGATTCCCGGCACCCTGGAATATATGAAGAAGCTTTTAACGGGTCCATGGGATGATGAATTTGTTGTCATCAATCCAGGCGAAACCATTGCACTCTCTCATCTAAAAATTTAG